The Arcobacter sp. F2176 DNA window TCATAATAATATGTATATTGATTGTACACTAAGTTTATTTCAAATAGCTAGCATTTGTTACAAAAAAAAGCAAAGAGAAAAAAGTGAGAAAAAAGGTAATACTTTATTTTTTATTTAATTTTATCTTCCAAAATTAATAATTTTATTTAATCCTTTTTTAAGCTGAGTTTTTGATGTTGCTGTATTAAATCTGAAGTGTGATTTTCCATTTTTCCCAAAAGTTAATCCATCATTTAAAGCAACTTTACAATCATTGAGTAATATCTCTTTTATTTCTTGATGTGGTAAATTATATTCTTCAAAGTTAAGCCATAAAAGGTAAGTAGCTTCGGGCTTTTGTACTTTTATTTTAGTATTATTTTCAAGTGTTTCAATAGTAATATCTATGTTTGATTCAAGGTGATTTAGTAGATTTTCTAACCATTTTGTTCCATGTTCATATGCACATTGCATAGCAATCAAACCAAAGACATTTATAGTTCCGATTACTCTTTGTTTTATAATATCATCTAATTTATTTTTTAATTCATCATTTAAAGTGATACAATATGAAGCATTTAACCCTGCAATATTAAATGTCTTTCCAGGAGAGTTTAAGGTTACAGTAATATTAGCAATTTTTTCACTAATTGAGGCAATTGGAGTAAATTTTTTGAATGCTAAATCTGCATGTATTTCATCACTTACAATAGTAATGTTATTTTCAATACAAATATTTGCTAACTCTTCTAACTCTTTTTTATCCCAAACTCTTCCAACTGGATTATGAGGAGAACACAAAGCTATCATTTTTGTTTTTGGTGTAATAATTGATTTTAAGTGCTCTAAATCCATTGTATAGTAGCCATTATTTTCTTTTAATGGATTTTCTAAGATTCTTCTATTATTTGCTTTAATGCATTGAAATAAGGGAAAATATACAGGAGTTTGAACTATAATTTCATCATCAACATTGCTAAATGCTTCAATACAAGCAGCATATGCTGGAACTACTCCATTACATAAAGATATAGATGCAGTGTCAATATCCCATTGGTGTTGAGAACTCATCCAGTTTTTTATTGCTTCAAATATCTCTTTATTTTGTTTTCCATATCCAAAGACATTGTGCTGCGCTCTTTTTTGTATAGCCTCTTGTAAAAAAGGTGGTATTTCAAAATCCATATCAGCAACCCAAAATGGATCCAAATCAGTTTTCCCAAAATATTGTTCTAAATTATCATATTTACTACACGAACTATTTTTTCTATCAATTATATTATCAAACATATGTAAAACCTCTATTATAAACTATTTTTTATTGATAAAATGATATAAGATTTATACTAATTATTTGTTTACATTAGAGGGAAATATGGAAAAAGCAATAGAGCTACTTAAAAAAAACGATTTATTAAAAGTTATTGACGATGAGTTGGATATATACTTAGAGATACCACACATCGCATATGTAGAGGTTAAAAAAGAGGATTCAAAAGCGATTTTATTTACAAATCCTATTGATAAAAGAACTGGAAAGAAATTTGATATTCCAGTATTGATGAATGTATTTTGTAATGAAAAAGCTGTAAAACTCTTCATTGGTGATGGTGATAAAATAGGAAGTGAGATAGAAAGCTTACTAAAAATGAAACCACCAACAACTTTTAGTGAAAAACTCTCAACTTTTGGAAAACTTTTCGCACTTAAAAATACTATTCCTAAAAAAAATAAAGGAAAAGGTGAATGTCAACAAGTAATAAAATTAGGTGAGGATGCTAAATTATCTGATTTACCTATTTTAACAACTTGGGAGCAAGATGGTGGGCCTTTTATTACTATGGGGCAAGTTTATACAACTAGTTTAAATGGAGAGCTTAAAAACTTAGGAATGTATAGACTTCAAGTTTATGATGATCATACTTTAGGAATGCATTGGCAAATACATAAAGATAGTAATCACTTCTTTCATGAATATAAAGCCGCAGGTAAAAAAATGCCAGTATCAATTGGAGTGGGTGGAGATCCTATGTATATTTGGTGTGGACAAGCACCTTTACCTATTGGAATTTTTGAACTTATGCTTTATGGTTTTGTTAAAAATAAAAATGCACAGCTTGTGAAAAGTATAACAAATGATATATATGTACCAAGAGATAATGACTTCATAATAGAAGGCTTTGTTGATCCATCTAAGATGAGAATTGAAGGACCTTTTGGTGACCATACTGGTTACTATACTTTAGAAGAAGAATATCCATTTATGGAAGTTAGTGCAATCACATCAAAGGCAAAACCTACATATTTAGCGACAGTTGTTGGTAAACCACCTTTAGAAGACAAATATATGGGACATGCAACAGAGAGAATATTCTTGCCACTACTTAAAACTACTGCACCTGATTTGATTGATTATTATATGCCTGAAAATGGAGTTTTTCATAATCTAATAATTGCAAAAATCAAAACACTATATCCTGGACATGCAAGTCAAATGATGCATGCATTTTGGGGAGTAGGGCAAATGAGTTTTGTAAAACATGCAATTTTTGTAAACCATGATGCACCAGAACTTACGAACCATGAAGAGATAACAAAACATATTCTAAATAGAATAGATATAAATGACCTGTTTATCTCAAGAGGTGTAGTTGACGCACTTGATCATTCAAGTCCAAAATTTGCTGTTGGTGGTAAACTAGGTCTTGATTGTACAGGAGAAGAGATAAGTGATAGTGGAGTTAAAGTTTTAGCTGATGGGGAATTATTGACTAAGATGAAAGAAATTTCAAGTGATATCATTAATCTAAAACAATATTACAAATATACAAAAAATCCAGTTACTATAATAACTGTAAATAAAAATAGAAGCCAAAAGTATCTATTTGAAGAGCTTAAACCTCTGTATGAGCACTTAAGAATACTAATAATAGTAGATCAGGCTAAAAATGATGTAAGTAATCCTTACATGCTTATTTGGAGAGTTTGTAATAATATAGATTCAAATAGAGATATTTTTATAGCAAATGATACTTTAGGTGTAGATGCTACAAATAAAAACTCATATGATAACTTTCAAAGAAGATGGCCGGATGATGTTGATTGTACAAAAAGTGTAATTAATGATTTGAAAAATCGTGGGATTTTAGATTGTTCTGATGAACTTATAGCTAAGTTCCAAATATAAACTAAAGTAGTAAAGCTACTTTAGTTTTTTACACTTATGATTTTGTCTTTATTTATATCTAAATATATCTCTTCTTCTAAAGAGATATCACTATCTATATATACTCTTAATTTAATTTGAGATTCTAACTCTTTTTCAAAGCTAAGAATCACCTCTTCATATTCGCCACAATAAAGTCTATTTACAGTATTTAGTTTATAGTTATTTGCTTTATTTGTTATTTTTGTTTCATGTATTCTAATGATACTTGTTTTTTCCAAGTCTAAATTTAAATCTTCTGCAATAAATTTTGGTAAGGTATTAACTTCCCCTAAAAAGTTTGCAATATAAAAACTATTTGGATTTTTATATATGTTTTTTGGAGTATCAAATTGTACAATTCTTTTATTATGAATAATTCCTATCTTATCAGACATAGATAAGGCTTCTTTTTGATCGTGTGTTACTAATATAGCTGATAATCCTAACTCTTTTATTAGATTTTTTAGCCACAATTTTGTTTTTGCTCTTAAAATAGAATCAAGATTTGAAAAAGGCTCATCAAGAAGTAAAATCTTTGGTTCATAGGCTATTACTCTTGCTATTGAAACTCTTTGTTGTTGACCACCACTTAATTCATGGATTTGTTTATTTTTATGTTCTATTAAATCGAATTGTTTTAATAATTTATCAACTCTTTTTTGTCTCTCATTTGCTTTTAGTTTAAATAGGGCAAATTCTATGTTTTCTTTTACATTTAAATGGGGAAATAAAGCATAATCTTGAAATATATAACCAATATCTTTGTTACACTTATTTGCTCCATTTATCAAACAGGTTTCATTTAAAAATATAGAGCCAGTATAACCATCTTCTAGTGAAGCTATACTTCTTAAGATAGTACTTTTACCACAACCACTAGGTCCTAATATTGTAACTATTTCTCCAGCCTGGACATCAAAAGAGATATCATTTAATATTTCATTATCTCCAAAAGCTATAGAAAAGTTTTTTACGCTAATACCAATCATCAAATTCCTTACTAATTTTTCATTTTTTTTGCGAGAATTAAAACAGATATAATTCCAAGTATTACAATAAACATTGCTGGAACACTTGATTCAAATATCTGCGCTTGACCAACTAACTCATGGGAAAATACTGCAAGTGTGTCAAAATTAAATGGTCTTAATATCATAGTTAAAGGCAACTCTTTTATTACTTCAATAAATATGATTATTAAGCTTACAACTATTGAGTTTTTTATCAATGGAAATATTACTTTAAAAAAAGTTGCAAATGAGCTTATATCCATTGTTTTACAAGCATCATCATAAGTTTGAGGAATCTTTGAAAATCCAGACTCATAATTATTAATTGAAATGGCTAAAAATCTAACTACATATCCAAAAATAACAGCCACAATACTTCCTACAAGTAAAATATCAAAAGCTTTATTTACAATTAAAAAGAATGATAAAATTCCAACAGCTATAACTGAACCTGGAATAGAGTACCCAAGCTTTGATATTTGGGTTATATAATCTGCTAATTTACTTTTGTGCACTCGAACATTATACGTAAAAACAAAGGCCAAGAAAGTAATTAAAACAGATGTTCCAATTCCTAATGATAAGGTTTGATAAAAGACAGTCAAAAAGTCTTCATTTATTGTTGATTTATATGATAAATAAAACCAATAACTCATTTGAGAAAAAGGAAGTAAAAATCCTAAAAAAAATGGAATAAAACATAAAATAAAAGCTAATACATTTTTATATCCAGTTAATTTTTCTTTTTTAATTGGTTTAAAATCTTTTCCAGCACTTCTATATCGTGTATTTTTTCTTTGATACTTTTCCAAAAATATTAATAAAAATATAAATAGCATAAGCATAGAAGCTAGTTTAGAAGCATCTTCAACACTTCCCATTCCAAACCAAGTTCTAAATATTCCTGTTACAAAAGTAGAAACTCCATAATAATCCATAACACCAAAATCAGAAACAGCTTCCATAACAGCTAAAATAACCCCTGCAACAATCGCTGGTCTAGATATTGGAATAATAACTTTGTAAAATATTTGAAAATTAGTAAGTCCCATTGTTTTTGAAGCATCAACTATTGATGAAGATTCAGAGTTTAAATAAGTTTTAGAGATTAAGTATACATAAGGATATAAAACAAATGACATTACTAAAATAGCACCTTCTATTGACATAATATCAAAAAAATAAACTTCCCCTAAATTTTTACCAAGTAGGTCTAAAATAAAAGTTGTAACACTTCCTGTTATATCAAACATGCCTCCATAAGCATATGAAACAATATAAGTAGGAATTGCAAAAGGAAGTATCAATGCATAATGAAAAAAATTAGAACCAGAAAAGGTAAAAAGTGAAGTTATATAAGCAGTTGAAAATCCCATAATTGAAGTCAAAACTGCAACCCCAACCATAATGTACAAAGAATTAAATATATATCCCCATAATACAGTATCTACTAAATGTTTCCAGTTTGGAGTACTTACAAATATATTTGATAATATAAATAGTGCAGGCATAGAAATAAGTAGAGTTAGAAGAACACTACTTATTGTTAGTTTGTTAAAATATTTCAATTATTTTAAAACCTTTCTTTATTTCCAACCAGCTGAGTCAAATATTCTTACTGCTTCAGCATTGTGTTTACCTAATTCATCAAGAGAGATATTGTCAGGTGTAAATGTTCCCCAAGATTTTGCAACTTTTGATTCATGCACGCTTTTTAGTATTGGATATTCATAATTATCTTCAGCAAAAAGTTTTTGTGCTTCTGGGCTTGCTAAAAACTCTATAAATTTTATGGCATTTGCTTTATTTGGAGAATATTTTGCAACCCCTGCTCCACTTATATTTATATGTGTTCCACCATTTTCAAATTTTGGAAAAAATACTTTAACTTTATTAACAGCATCAACATCTGATAAATTTTTACTTCCGTACATTTTACCAACATAATATGTATTAACAATTCCAATTTTACCAATACCATAAGCTATCGCTTTTACTTGGTACATATCATCACCTTTTGGACTTCTTGCCATATTTGCAACTATTCCTTTTGCCCATTTTAAAGCATAATCTTTTCCATGGTGAGCTACAACTGCTGCTAATAAAGATTGGTTATATGCATTATTTGAAGATCTAATCATGATTTGACCCTTGTATTTTGGATCAGCTAAATCTTCGTATGTTGATAACTCATTTCCTATTCCCTCACCTTTTTTATAAACTGTAACTCTTGATCTTATTGTTACACCAAACCATTCATTATCTTTGTCTCTTAGATTTTTTGGAATATTTTTTTCTAGATAATCTGATTTTATGGCTTGTAATAGACCTTTTGTTTTGGCTTTGTATAAACCAGCTGCATCAACAGTAATAAGAACATCTGCAGGAGATTTATCTCCTTCTGTTTCCATTCTTTTTATTAATTCATCTGCCATTGCTTTTACTACATTTACTTTGATACCTGTTTCTTCTTCAAATAATTTAAATATTTTTTTATCTGTATCATAATGTCTATGTGAATAGACATTTACTTCTCCACTTGCATAAAGTGAGCTTGCTAACAATAATATAATTGGTATAAAAATTTTTAACATATGGGATTCCTTTTAGAATATAAGAATAATTTTTGCAATGATTATAAGAAAAAATAACTTTGCTTATCCTTAATAATAAGAATGATTATCACTAATTATAGCGATAAAAAAGTGACTTTGGTTCTTTTTTCTTTGCTTTTTTATGTTAATATTTGGTTAATAAATGAAAAGGATAAAGATGAAGAATTTATCAATAAAAAGTAAATTACTTTTGATAATAATATTTACTATAATAATAGTAGCAGGTCTAATAGCAGTTAAATCTATTTATTCATTAAATGAATTAACAAAAGAGAATATTGCAACTTATAAAAAGAATGCATATGAAGAACAAGAGAAAGAGTTAAAATCATATGTTGATTTTGCTAGAAATGTAGCAGTAGAATATTATAAAAAATCAGATATTAATATTATTAAAGAAAATATTAAAAAAGATTTAGAAGGACAAATGAATTTTTTATTTTTTATGCTTGAAGATTTGTATAAAAAATTTAATGGAAAAGTTTCAGATGAAGAGCTGAAAAGAATTTTACTAGATGCAGTAGGTTCTGCAAGATATGGTACAAATAATGGCTATTTTTTTGTTTATAATGAAGATGCAATTGTATTAAAACACCCAATAAATCAAGCAAAAGAAGGAAAACGATATCCCAAACCTCATATTTTGAATTTCATTGATTTAGCAATTAAAAATGGGCAAGGATTAGTTTCATATGAACAAACTGTTCCCAATAAACCTCCAAGAGAAAAAGTCGCATTTGTAAAATTATTTAAACCTTATAAATGGGTAATTGGAACAGGTTCATATTTAGATAATATCACTGAAAAATTACAAGCAGAAGCTTTGTCAACTATAAAAGCAATGAGATACGGTAAAAATAATAATGGTTATTTCTTTATATATGATTATGATGGAAATAATGTTATGCATCCTATTAAACCACAAAATGTTGGTAAAAACTTTATGAAATCAGCACATATAAGAGATTTGATTTCTTTAGCAAAAAAAGATGGTGGATTAGTAAAATATAATTTTATCAAACCAAATGATAAAAAGTTGTACGAAAAATTAGGATATGGTATAGGATTTGATGAATGGAAGTGGATGATAGGAACAGGTGCATATACAGATGAAATAGAAGCAAATATTAATAAAATGCAAAAAGAGTCAGATGAAAAAATACAATCAATTGTATTTGGAATCTTACTTATAGCTCTTATTGTTTCATTTATTGTAGGTTTATTTGTAGTATATTTTATAAATAAACAAATAACTAATCCTTTAAGCACATTTCAAAATGGATTACTTAACTTTTTTAGTTATTTAAATAAAGAGACTTCTGCTGTAGAAAAAATTGTTATTAGTAATAAAGACGAAATAGGGACAATGGCTAATATTGTAAATATTAATATTGAGAAGACACAACAATTAATTGAAGAAGATGAAAAAGTCATTGAGAATGTTAAAGATGTTGTAATGGCTGTAAACTCTGGAAATTTAAGTACAAGAGTTACTCAAAAAACTGAGAATCAAGGTTTAGAAGAGTTGAAAAATATTTTTAATGAGATGATTGATTCTATTTCTAGTAAAATAAATAACAATCTAAATGATATTGATTCTGCATTAAATGAGTTGAAAAATATGAACTTTACACATAGAATAAAGAATCCAAATGGAAAAGTTGCAATTGCATTAAACTCTTTAGCTGACACTATTAATGAAATGTTAGTTAATAATATGAATAATGGTCTAAATCTACAAAGTTCTGCAAAAGAACTTTTAAAAAATGTAGCAATACTAAATACTGCTTCAAATGAATCAGCTGCTTCTTTAGAAGAAACAGCAGCAGCAATTGAAGAAATCACTTCAAATATTGCAAGTAGTGCAGAAAATATCTTACAAATGGTTTCTTTTGCAAATAAAGTATCTAAATCTGCTATAGATGGTGAAAATCTAGCAAATAAAACAACAATCTCAATGGATAGTATAAATAATGAAGTTATTGCAATTAGTGAAGCAATTACTGTCGTTGATCAAATTGCATTTCAAACAAATATTTTAAGCCTAAATGCTGCAGTAGAAGCGGCAACTGCAGGAGAAGCTGGAAAAGGTTTTGCTGTTGTTGCAGCTGAAGTGAGAAATCTAGCTTCAAGAAGTGCAGATGCGGCAAAAGAAATTAAAGAGCTTGTAGAAAAAGCAACAGTAAAAGCAAACGAAGGTAAAAATATCTCAAATCAAATGATTAATGGTTATGCAGAATTAAAAGAAAATATTACACAAACTTTAGGATTAATTTCAAATGTTGAAATTTCAAGTAAAGAGCAAAGAATGGGAATTGAACAAATAAATGATGCAGTAGCAACTTTAGACCAACAAACGCAAAAAAATGCAAGTGTGGCTAACTTAAGTAATGAAATTGCAGAAGAGACTCAAAAAATTGCAGGTAAGATTTTAGAAGAAGTTGAGGAAAAAGATTTTATTGGTAAAAAATAAATTTAAATAGTTTATTCAAAATAAGTAGTGTATTATTACACTACTTATCTATTGAAATTTTTATTTCCATCCTGTTTGGTCAAAGATTCTAACAGCCTTTGCGTTATTTTCTC harbors:
- a CDS encoding MalY/PatB family protein, which produces MFDNIIDRKNSSCSKYDNLEQYFGKTDLDPFWVADMDFEIPPFLQEAIQKRAQHNVFGYGKQNKEIFEAIKNWMSSQHQWDIDTASISLCNGVVPAYAACIEAFSNVDDEIIVQTPVYFPLFQCIKANNRRILENPLKENNGYYTMDLEHLKSIITPKTKMIALCSPHNPVGRVWDKKELEELANICIENNITIVSDEIHADLAFKKFTPIASISEKIANITVTLNSPGKTFNIAGLNASYCITLNDELKNKLDDIIKQRVIGTINVFGLIAMQCAYEHGTKWLENLLNHLESNIDITIETLENNTKIKVQKPEATYLLWLNFEEYNLPHQEIKEILLNDCKVALNDGLTFGKNGKSHFRFNTATSKTQLKKGLNKIINFGR
- a CDS encoding ABC transporter ATP-binding protein; this encodes MIGISVKNFSIAFGDNEILNDISFDVQAGEIVTILGPSGCGKSTILRSIASLEDGYTGSIFLNETCLINGANKCNKDIGYIFQDYALFPHLNVKENIEFALFKLKANERQKRVDKLLKQFDLIEHKNKQIHELSGGQQQRVSIARVIAYEPKILLLDEPFSNLDSILRAKTKLWLKNLIKELGLSAILVTHDQKEALSMSDKIGIIHNKRIVQFDTPKNIYKNPNSFYIANFLGEVNTLPKFIAEDLNLDLEKTSIIRIHETKITNKANNYKLNTVNRLYCGEYEEVILSFEKELESQIKLRVYIDSDISLEEEIYLDINKDKIISVKN
- a CDS encoding Fe(3+) ABC transporter substrate-binding protein encodes the protein MLKIFIPIILLLASSLYASGEVNVYSHRHYDTDKKIFKLFEEETGIKVNVVKAMADELIKRMETEGDKSPADVLITVDAAGLYKAKTKGLLQAIKSDYLEKNIPKNLRDKDNEWFGVTIRSRVTVYKKGEGIGNELSTYEDLADPKYKGQIMIRSSNNAYNQSLLAAVVAHHGKDYALKWAKGIVANMARSPKGDDMYQVKAIAYGIGKIGIVNTYYVGKMYGSKNLSDVDAVNKVKVFFPKFENGGTHINISGAGVAKYSPNKANAIKFIEFLASPEAQKLFAEDNYEYPILKSVHESKVAKSWGTFTPDNISLDELGKHNAEAVRIFDSAGWK
- a CDS encoding iron ABC transporter permease, producing MKYFNKLTISSVLLTLLISMPALFILSNIFVSTPNWKHLVDTVLWGYIFNSLYIMVGVAVLTSIMGFSTAYITSLFTFSGSNFFHYALILPFAIPTYIVSYAYGGMFDITGSVTTFILDLLGKNLGEVYFFDIMSIEGAILVMSFVLYPYVYLISKTYLNSESSSIVDASKTMGLTNFQIFYKVIIPISRPAIVAGVILAVMEAVSDFGVMDYYGVSTFVTGIFRTWFGMGSVEDASKLASMLMLFIFLLIFLEKYQRKNTRYRSAGKDFKPIKKEKLTGYKNVLAFILCFIPFFLGFLLPFSQMSYWFYLSYKSTINEDFLTVFYQTLSLGIGTSVLITFLAFVFTYNVRVHKSKLADYITQISKLGYSIPGSVIAVGILSFFLIVNKAFDILLVGSIVAVIFGYVVRFLAISINNYESGFSKIPQTYDDACKTMDISSFATFFKVIFPLIKNSIVVSLIIIFIEVIKELPLTMILRPFNFDTLAVFSHELVGQAQIFESSVPAMFIVILGIISVLILAKKMKN
- a CDS encoding menaquinone biosynthesis decarboxylase, giving the protein MEKAIELLKKNDLLKVIDDELDIYLEIPHIAYVEVKKEDSKAILFTNPIDKRTGKKFDIPVLMNVFCNEKAVKLFIGDGDKIGSEIESLLKMKPPTTFSEKLSTFGKLFALKNTIPKKNKGKGECQQVIKLGEDAKLSDLPILTTWEQDGGPFITMGQVYTTSLNGELKNLGMYRLQVYDDHTLGMHWQIHKDSNHFFHEYKAAGKKMPVSIGVGGDPMYIWCGQAPLPIGIFELMLYGFVKNKNAQLVKSITNDIYVPRDNDFIIEGFVDPSKMRIEGPFGDHTGYYTLEEEYPFMEVSAITSKAKPTYLATVVGKPPLEDKYMGHATERIFLPLLKTTAPDLIDYYMPENGVFHNLIIAKIKTLYPGHASQMMHAFWGVGQMSFVKHAIFVNHDAPELTNHEEITKHILNRIDINDLFISRGVVDALDHSSPKFAVGGKLGLDCTGEEISDSGVKVLADGELLTKMKEISSDIINLKQYYKYTKNPVTIITVNKNRSQKYLFEELKPLYEHLRILIIVDQAKNDVSNPYMLIWRVCNNIDSNRDIFIANDTLGVDATNKNSYDNFQRRWPDDVDCTKSVINDLKNRGILDCSDELIAKFQI
- a CDS encoding methyl-accepting chemotaxis protein, yielding MKNLSIKSKLLLIIIFTIIIVAGLIAVKSIYSLNELTKENIATYKKNAYEEQEKELKSYVDFARNVAVEYYKKSDINIIKENIKKDLEGQMNFLFFMLEDLYKKFNGKVSDEELKRILLDAVGSARYGTNNGYFFVYNEDAIVLKHPINQAKEGKRYPKPHILNFIDLAIKNGQGLVSYEQTVPNKPPREKVAFVKLFKPYKWVIGTGSYLDNITEKLQAEALSTIKAMRYGKNNNGYFFIYDYDGNNVMHPIKPQNVGKNFMKSAHIRDLISLAKKDGGLVKYNFIKPNDKKLYEKLGYGIGFDEWKWMIGTGAYTDEIEANINKMQKESDEKIQSIVFGILLIALIVSFIVGLFVVYFINKQITNPLSTFQNGLLNFFSYLNKETSAVEKIVISNKDEIGTMANIVNINIEKTQQLIEEDEKVIENVKDVVMAVNSGNLSTRVTQKTENQGLEELKNIFNEMIDSISSKINNNLNDIDSALNELKNMNFTHRIKNPNGKVAIALNSLADTINEMLVNNMNNGLNLQSSAKELLKNVAILNTASNESAASLEETAAAIEEITSNIASSAENILQMVSFANKVSKSAIDGENLANKTTISMDSINNEVIAISEAITVVDQIAFQTNILSLNAAVEAATAGEAGKGFAVVAAEVRNLASRSADAAKEIKELVEKATVKANEGKNISNQMINGYAELKENITQTLGLISNVEISSKEQRMGIEQINDAVATLDQQTQKNASVANLSNEIAEETQKIAGKILEEVEEKDFIGKK